One stretch of bacterium DNA includes these proteins:
- a CDS encoding response regulator: MVSESFTPDTPSLEAPERARVLIVDDERGPRESLRMILSGSYDVSTAEGGAEALDLLRTTAVDLVTVDLNMPGMKGDELMRTIRSEFPQTEIIIITGCSSVETAVEGIRHGVFDYLTKPFDVVQVSASVERALERRQSRTRMIAFLEGISRVLGQNRDAEVVLEELGASNLAQERLRQVLEEPAMGPESGSSRVGGPSTTEFLEVLAETIESRDLFMRGHARRVAYYADLLAAALCLSREERRNVRTAAFLHDIGKVGAPSDVLQGIVLPEPDRLEAVRTHADIGERLLLPLGLAAPIAQYVRHHHERWDAAGYPDGLAGEGIPLASRIIAICDAFDAMTCDRPYRRARTRDEALVELKSEAGGQFDPNLVGMFRELVISGATDAVTEAGTLSEAEDPAPQRDRGAA, translated from the coding sequence ATGGTCAGCGAATCCTTCACGCCCGACACCCCGTCCCTCGAGGCGCCCGAGCGCGCTCGGGTCCTGATCGTCGACGACGAGCGGGGGCCGCGGGAGTCGCTCCGGATGATCCTCTCCGGGAGCTACGACGTCTCGACCGCCGAAGGCGGTGCGGAGGCCCTCGATCTCCTGCGAACGACCGCGGTCGACCTCGTGACCGTCGACCTCAACATGCCGGGCATGAAGGGCGACGAGCTGATGCGCACGATCCGGTCTGAGTTTCCGCAGACCGAGATCATCATCATCACCGGCTGCAGCTCGGTCGAGACCGCCGTCGAAGGCATCCGCCACGGCGTCTTCGACTACCTGACCAAGCCCTTCGACGTCGTGCAGGTGAGCGCCTCCGTAGAGCGCGCCCTCGAACGACGTCAGAGCCGTACCCGCATGATCGCCTTCCTCGAAGGCATCAGCCGCGTGCTCGGTCAGAACCGCGACGCGGAGGTCGTCCTCGAAGAGCTCGGCGCGAGCAACCTCGCCCAGGAACGCCTGCGCCAGGTCCTCGAAGAGCCGGCGATGGGTCCCGAGTCCGGCAGCAGCCGCGTGGGCGGCCCGTCGACGACCGAGTTCCTCGAAGTCCTCGCCGAGACGATCGAGAGTCGGGATCTCTTCATGCGCGGCCACGCACGTCGCGTGGCCTACTACGCCGATCTGCTCGCCGCCGCCCTCTGCCTCTCCCGCGAAGAGCGTCGAAACGTCCGGACCGCCGCCTTCCTGCACGACATCGGCAAGGTCGGCGCGCCTTCGGACGTGCTCCAGGGCATCGTCCTGCCGGAGCCCGACCGCCTCGAAGCAGTGCGCACCCACGCCGACATCGGCGAGCGGCTGCTGCTGCCGCTCGGCCTCGCCGCGCCGATCGCGCAGTACGTGCGCCACCACCACGAACGCTGGGACGCCGCCGGCTACCCCGACGGACTCGCCGGCGAAGGCATCCCGCTCGCCTCGCGGATCATCGCGATCTGCGACGCCTTCGACGCGATGACCTGCGATCGCCCCTACCGCCGCGCGCGCACCCGCGACGAAGCCCTCGTCGAGCTGAAGAGCGAGGCCGGTGGACAATTCGACCCGAACCTCGTCGGGATGTTCCGTGAGCTCGTGATCAGCGGCGCGACCGACGCCGTCACCGAAGCGGGCACGCTGTCGGAGGCCGAGGACCCCGCCCCGCAGCGCGACCGAGGTGCCGCATG
- a CDS encoding right-handed parallel beta-helix repeat-containing protein — translation MSRITLLPLGLATALLLAATSVAWADPGVLEINATCAINSGCFAGDGPGYPVQITPAAPAKSFVLTSDLVPSNLDTDGIEVLANDVSIDLGGFAILGGACVGTNADCSPPGGGAVPAGDGIDAITSPPVVGLAVTNGRIVGMGRRGIDVGQNARISNVEVRWNGSIGLATAGQAAISDVVAFENGSTGVAIGSNSTATRVTSFGNASAGVTGSVGATLDQVTARGNDGSGISVTSHTTVRNSTSTGNGDGGTIDDGISCGAGSMIVNNAVEGNTGDGIDCQGDSTLIGNAVRNNDGDGIECDNSCTILDSSVVSNGDQSGDDGISCGQGCNVRGNTIRGSNFGNGISLGADSGYANNVVTANPGAGTVSGGVNSLGNLCNGGTCP, via the coding sequence ATGTCTCGAATCACCCTTCTGCCTCTCGGCCTCGCCACCGCTCTGCTGCTCGCAGCGACCTCCGTCGCCTGGGCCGACCCGGGCGTCCTCGAGATCAATGCCACCTGCGCGATCAACTCCGGCTGCTTCGCCGGGGACGGGCCGGGCTATCCGGTGCAGATCACGCCGGCCGCCCCCGCGAAGAGCTTCGTCCTGACGAGCGACCTCGTGCCGTCGAACCTCGATACCGACGGAATCGAGGTGCTGGCGAACGACGTGAGCATCGATCTCGGCGGGTTCGCGATCCTCGGCGGCGCCTGCGTCGGCACGAACGCCGACTGTTCTCCGCCCGGCGGCGGCGCCGTCCCCGCCGGCGACGGAATCGACGCGATCACGTCTCCCCCCGTCGTCGGTCTCGCCGTCACGAACGGCCGGATCGTCGGCATGGGCCGCCGCGGCATCGACGTCGGTCAGAACGCGCGGATCTCGAACGTCGAAGTCCGCTGGAACGGCTCCATCGGACTCGCGACCGCCGGCCAGGCCGCGATCTCCGACGTCGTCGCCTTCGAGAACGGCTCGACGGGCGTCGCGATCGGCTCGAACTCCACCGCGACCCGGGTCACGAGCTTCGGCAACGCGTCCGCCGGCGTGACGGGCTCGGTCGGCGCCACCCTCGACCAGGTGACGGCCCGCGGCAACGACGGAAGCGGCATCAGCGTCACGTCCCACACCACGGTCCGGAACTCGACGTCGACCGGAAACGGAGACGGCGGCACGATCGACGACGGGATCAGCTGCGGTGCGGGCTCGATGATCGTGAACAACGCCGTCGAGGGGAATACCGGTGACGGGATCGATTGCCAGGGCGACTCCACCCTGATCGGGAACGCGGTCCGCAACAACGACGGCGACGGCATCGAGTGCGACAACAGCTGCACCATCCTCGACAGCTCGGTCGTCAGCAACGGCGACCAGAGCGGCGACGACGGCATCTCCTGCGGCCAGGGGTGCAACGTGCGCGGCAACACGATTCGCGGCAGCAACTTCGGCAACGGCATCTCGCTCGGGGCCGACAGCGGGTACGCGAACAACGTCGTGACCGCGAACCCCGGCGCGGGCACGGTGAGCGGCGGAGTCAACTCGCTGGGCAATCTCTGCAACGGCGGGACCTGTCCCTGA
- a CDS encoding ATP-binding protein, translating into MALQIIANDAREGRSISLPRRAAVGFGAWAAIFVAMPRPEWRLPGGHAGAGILTGEMNAGRGRPGRLIGRRRELAALIRTIEGTAVGSGRAVWIAGPSGIGKTRLITEATRYAAWRGLRCLVQRPPLSAAEAAALFRSPSRGDRDPRWIVLEDARDRLGLPARSLPSGACLIASGEDASAIPRDLAALRPQVLSLGGLSHAEAIELVRRHGRRAIGLEAERSLRALAGHPGRLIGWARASSEGPSTPRPSP; encoded by the coding sequence ATGGCACTCCAGATTATCGCCAACGACGCGCGAGAGGGGCGTTCGATATCGCTTCCGCGGCGAGCCGCCGTCGGGTTCGGGGCATGGGCGGCCATCTTCGTGGCGATGCCACGGCCCGAGTGGCGCCTCCCCGGCGGGCATGCGGGGGCAGGGATCTTGACGGGCGAGATGAACGCAGGGCGGGGGCGCCCGGGGCGCCTGATCGGCCGACGACGAGAGCTCGCGGCGCTCATCCGAACGATCGAAGGGACGGCGGTCGGTTCCGGGCGAGCCGTCTGGATCGCCGGGCCGTCGGGCATCGGCAAGACGCGCTTGATCACCGAGGCGACGCGTTATGCGGCCTGGCGGGGCCTGCGCTGCCTGGTCCAGCGCCCTCCGCTCTCCGCAGCCGAAGCCGCCGCGCTCTTCCGGTCCCCGTCGCGCGGCGACCGCGACCCGCGCTGGATCGTGCTGGAGGACGCACGAGATCGCCTGGGCCTGCCGGCGCGAAGCCTCCCCTCGGGCGCATGCCTGATCGCCTCCGGCGAAGACGCGTCGGCGATCCCTCGAGATCTTGCGGCGCTGCGACCGCAGGTGCTGTCCCTGGGCGGGCTTTCGCACGCCGAGGCGATCGAGCTGGTCCGGCGACACGGGCGCCGAGCGATCGGGCTGGAAGCGGAGCGCTCGCTCCGCGCGCTGGCGGGGCACCCCGGGAGGTTGATCGGGTGGGCCCGCGCCTCGAGCGAGGGGCCGTCGACGCCGAGGCCCTCCCCCTGA